The genomic DNA GAGCCGCGAACGACTTGGTCCGACTTCTTCGCGTCAATGCCGAGTTGTACGGCGACGTCGATCGACTCGTCGAACTTCGCGCTTGCGCATTCCTTCACGAGCGACAGAGCGTCTTCGATCGGGTACAACTTCTGACGGTCAACCTTGGCTGCAAATGCTTGCAGACGCTTCGAAAGCTTAGCCATTTACACGCCCTCCACGGTGATGCCCATCGAGCGGGCGCTACCAGCGATCGTACGAACCGCTGCGTCCAGATCAGCAGCCGTTAGATCGGGCATCTTGGTCTTAGCGATGTCTTCAGCTTGAGCGCGGGTGATCTTGCCGACCTTGTCGGTATGCGGCTTGCTGGAACCCTTGTCCAGCTTCGCTGCCTTCTTGATCAGAACCGTAGCCGGCGGCGTCTTCAGGACGAACGTGAAGCTCTTGTCCGCAAACGCCGTAATCACGACAGGAATCGGCAGACCCGGTTCCATTGCTTGAGTCTGCGCGTTGAACGCCTTGCAGAACTCCATGATGTTCAGGCCGCGCTGGCCTAGTGCCGGACCGACCGGCGGCGACGGGTTGGCTTTACCTGCAGGAATCTGCAGCTTGATAAAGCCGATGATTTTCTTTGCCATTTCGAGAACCTCTTTGGAACGTAGGCTTGCGTGCAAACGTTCAGTGAGTAGTAGCGCGTGTTCGCCAACAAAGTCGGCTAGTTACGCTCCTCAACGGCCATTACGCGAACCGTAAGCGCGAAATACGGAACGCACCGGGCGGTGCGTTCCGTAAAATCTGGATCACAACTTTTCGACCTGGCCGAATTCCAGCTCGACCGGCGTTGCGCGGCCGAAGATCGTAACGGAAACACGGACTCGCGACTTTTCGTAGTTCACTTCTTCGACGCTACCGTTGAAATCAGTGAACGGGCCTTCCTTCACCCGCACCATCTCGCCTACTTCGAACAGGGTCTTCGGACGCGGCTTCTCCACGCCTTCCTGCATCTGCGACATGATTTTTTCAACTTCCCTAGGGGAAATCGGGCTCGGACGATTACGCGCCCCACCGACAAAACCGGTCACCTTTGCCGTATTCTTCACAAGGTGCCACGTTTCGTCTGTCATCTCCATTTCGACCAGCACGTAGCCGGGAAAGAACCGACGTTCTGTCACTGATTTGTGACCGCCCTTCACCTCGACAACTTCTTCTGTCGGAACGAGGATCTGGCCAAACTGGTTCTGCATGCCGGCACGCTCGATACGCTCCTGAAGCGCTCGTTGCACGCTTTTCTCCATGCCGGAGTAAGCGTGCACTACGTACCAACGTTTACCGCTCGGGGATGCCGGAGTATCACTCATATCATTTCCAACCCAGAATCGCCGAGAAAATCGCCCATTCAATGGATTTATCACAAACCCAGAGAAAGATTGCCATCACGACTACGAAGCCGAACACTACGAGGGTTGTCTGGGTGGCCTCTTTGCGAGTGGGCCAAACAACCTTGCGGACTTCTTTGTACGAGTCTTTGGCGAAAGCGATAAAACCCTTGCCTGGCGCTGAGAGAAGACCGACTGCAACACCCGCGATCGCACCAACAGCCAAGGCAGCTCCGCGGATGTACCATTCCTGGCCACTTAGCCAGAAGAACCCCACGAACCCGGCCAAGACCAGCAACACACCTGCGATCAACATCAACTTGTCGCCGGATGTATTTACAGTTTCGACGGAAGGATTCGCCATAATACCTTAACGAAGCGCCACTACGACGCGATAGTTGGCAGGGGCAGAGGGAATCGAACCCCCAACCTTCGGTTTTGGAGACCGACGCTCTGCCAGTTGAGCTATACCCCTAAACCATTTGGGACTGACGACACCGCCAACCCCGATACAACCGATTATCGAGAACTGCCTGGCGTTACTCGATGATCTTTGCGACGACACCAGCGCCGACCGTACGGCCGCCTTCGCGAATTGCGAAGCGCAGACCTTCTTCCATCGCGATCGGGTTGATCAGCTTCACCGTGATCGACACGTTGTCGCCCGGCATCACCATTTCCTTGTCCTTCGGCAGCTCGATCGAGCCCGTCACGTCGGTCGTACGGAAGTAGAACTGCGGACGGTAGTTGTTGAAGAACGGCGTGTGACGGCCGCCTTCGTCCTTGCTCAGCACGTACACCTCAGCCGTGAAGTGCGTGTGCGGGTTGATCGAACCCGGCTTGGCCAGAACCTGGCCACGCTCCACGTCTTCGCGCTTCGTGCCGCGCAGCAGGATACCAACGTTGTCGCCTGCCTGACCCTGGTCGAGCAGCTTGCGGAACATTTCCACGCCCGTGCAGGTCGTCTTCACCGTCGGCTTGATACCGACGATTTCGATTTCTTCACCGACCTTGACGACGCCGCGCTCCACGCGACCCGTCACCACCGTGCCACGACCCGAGATCGAGAACACGTCTTCCACCGGCATCAGGAACGAACCGTCAATCGCGCGCTCGGGCGTCGGGATGTACGTGTCCAGCGCGTCGGCCAGGTTCATGATCGCCACTTCGCCCAGCTCACCCTTGTCGCCTTCCAGCGCCAGCTTGGCCGAACCCTTGATGATCGGCGTGTCGTCGCCCGGGAAGTCGTACTTCGACAGAAGTTCGCGGACTTCCATCTCGACGAGCTCCAGCAGCTCGGCATCGTCCACCATGTCGCACTTGTTCAGGAACACGATGATGTACGGAACGCCAACCTGACGCGCCAGCAGGATGTGCTCACGCGTTTGCGGCATCGGGCCGTCAGCGGCCGAGCACACCAGGATTGCGCCGTCCATCTGTGCCGCGCCCGTGATCATGTTCTTCACGTAGTCAGCGTGGCCCGGGCAGTCGACGTGTGCGTAGTGGCGGTTAGCCGTTTCGTACTCGACGTGCGCGGTGTTGATGGTAATACCACGCGCCTTCTCTTCCGGCGCAGCGTCGATCTGGTCGTACGCCTTCGCTTCGCCGCCAAACTTCTGCGTCAGAACCGTCGTGATCGCTGCCGTCAGCGTGGTCTTGCCGTGGTCAACGTGACCGATCGTGCCCACGTTCACGTGCGGCTTGGTCCGCTCAAACTTACCCTTGGCCATTTTCGACTCCTAAGAGGATTTTCCGTACGTTGCGCCGGGCGCAAACAATCACCGAGTACATCTGGTGCCCATGGGCAGGATCGAACTGCCGACCTCTCCCTTACCAAGGGAGTGCTCTACCACTGAGCCACATGGGCGCTACATCCGTGTTGCTGGAGCGGGTGAAGGGAATCGAACCCTCGTCGTAAGCTTGGAAGGCTTCTGCTCTACCATTGAGCTACACCCGCAAGAATTATGGATTCCCAACAACCGCTACAACTCGCATTCTGGTGGAGGAGGTTGGATTCGAACCAACGTAGGCGTAAGCCAACAGATTTACAGTCTGCCCCCTTTAGCCACTCGGGCACCCCTCCGCAGAGAACTGATGATTATGGTGGAACAACACCTTCTTGTCAAGACCTGCTTGACCGTTCCGAACCCAACGTTCTCACTTATATAGTGATTGATTGCCAGTCTTCCGTAAACGCAGAAACCCCACCGCGAGGGGTGGGGTTTCTGGCCTGGGAGGGAGCCTGACGATTACCTACTTTCACACGGGCAATCCGCACTATCATCGGCGTGGAGTCGTTTCACGGTCCTGTTCGGGATGGGAAGGGGTGGGACCGACTCGCTATGGTCATCAGGCATGACGGGTTGCTGCGTCGCTACGGGTGAGCGCCACAGCCAATCGGGAAGAAGCGTAAAGGATTCGTGTGTGGGGGTTGTGCTGTTTCTGGCACAACATGGATCTCAACCGGTGAAACCCACCGGTTATAGGATCAAGCCTTACGGGCAATTAGTATCAGTTAGCTCAGTACATTACTGTACGTGCACACCTGACCTATCAACGTCCTGGTCTTGAACGACCCTTCAAGGGGCTCGAAGCCCCGGGGATATCTCATCTTAAGGCGAGTTTCCCGCTTAGATGCTTTCAGCGGTTATCTCTTCCGAACATAGCTACCCGGCGATGCCACTGGCGTGACAACCGGTACACCAGAGGTTCGTCCACTCCGGTCCTCTCGTACTAGGAGCAGCCCCCTTCAAATATCCAGCGCCCACGGCAGATAGGGACCAAACTGTCTCACGACGTTTTAAACCCAGCTCACGTACCTCTTTAAATGGCGAACAGCCATACCCTTGGGACCGGCTACAGCCCCAGGATGAGATGAGCCGACATCGAGGTGCCAAACACCGCCGTCGATATGAACTCTTGGGCGGTATCAGCCTGTTATCCCCAGAGTACCTTTTATCCGTTGAGCGATGGCCCTTCCATACAGAACCACCGGATCACTATGACCTGCTTTCGCACCTGTTCGACTTGTCAGTCTCACAGTCAAGCACGCTTATGCCATTGCACTATCAGCACGATTT from Paraburkholderia sp. HP33-1 includes the following:
- the secE gene encoding preprotein translocase subunit SecE, which translates into the protein MANPSVETVNTSGDKLMLIAGVLLVLAGFVGFFWLSGQEWYIRGAALAVGAIAGVAVGLLSAPGKGFIAFAKDSYKEVRKVVWPTRKEATQTTLVVFGFVVVMAIFLWVCDKSIEWAIFSAILGWK
- the rplK gene encoding 50S ribosomal protein L11 encodes the protein MAKKIIGFIKLQIPAGKANPSPPVGPALGQRGLNIMEFCKAFNAQTQAMEPGLPIPVVITAFADKSFTFVLKTPPATVLIKKAAKLDKGSSKPHTDKVGKITRAQAEDIAKTKMPDLTAADLDAAVRTIAGSARSMGITVEGV
- the nusG gene encoding transcription termination/antitermination protein NusG — encoded protein: MSDTPASPSGKRWYVVHAYSGMEKSVQRALQERIERAGMQNQFGQILVPTEEVVEVKGGHKSVTERRFFPGYVLVEMEMTDETWHLVKNTAKVTGFVGGARNRPSPISPREVEKIMSQMQEGVEKPRPKTLFEVGEMVRVKEGPFTDFNGSVEEVNYEKSRVRVSVTIFGRATPVELEFGQVEKL
- the tuf gene encoding elongation factor Tu, giving the protein MAKGKFERTKPHVNVGTIGHVDHGKTTLTAAITTVLTQKFGGEAKAYDQIDAAPEEKARGITINTAHVEYETANRHYAHVDCPGHADYVKNMITGAAQMDGAILVCSAADGPMPQTREHILLARQVGVPYIIVFLNKCDMVDDAELLELVEMEVRELLSKYDFPGDDTPIIKGSAKLALEGDKGELGEVAIMNLADALDTYIPTPERAIDGSFLMPVEDVFSISGRGTVVTGRVERGVVKVGEEIEIVGIKPTVKTTCTGVEMFRKLLDQGQAGDNVGILLRGTKREDVERGQVLAKPGSINPHTHFTAEVYVLSKDEGGRHTPFFNNYRPQFYFRTTDVTGSIELPKDKEMVMPGDNVSITVKLINPIAMEEGLRFAIREGGRTVGAGVVAKIIE